A genome region from Rhinoraja longicauda isolate Sanriku21f chromosome 43, sRhiLon1.1, whole genome shotgun sequence includes the following:
- the LOC144612158 gene encoding uncharacterized protein LOC144612158 — protein sequence MENAQQISKANNDTEYIDAQDESKSNWMRFVNCARKGKEQNLVAFQHRGNIYYRTCKPVPPHCELLVWYGDDYAKELGITWTTMWMSNQDPKPVDGVTQGDCHPCPHCTIAFTTAEYLTRHLRRHPEASRPTPAGQPSSPRVDTDPQSKREQSPFTPSDGRRAKGKSGDIPGRITERRHECAECGKCFTRAATLHRHQRTHTGERPYTCSVCGKGFAQAGNLHLHQRTHTGERPYTCSVCGKGFARTGHLHLHQRTHTRERPYTCSVCGKGFAQAGNFHLHQRTHTGERPYACSVCGKGFAQAGNLHLHQRTHTGERPYTCSVCGKGFAQAGNLHLHQRTHTGERPFTCSVCGKGFARAGNLHVHQRTHTGERPYTCSVCGKSFFYLFQQKAHTCRETCPV from the exons atggaaaatgctcagcag ATCAGTAAGGCAAACAATGACACTGAATACATTGATGCACAGGATGAATCTAAATCGAActggatgag ATTTGTGAACTGTGCCAGAAAGGGGAAGGAACAGAACCTTGTTGCCTTCCAGCACCGGGGCAACATTTACTACAGGACTTGCAAGCCGGTTCCTCCTCACTGCGAGTTGCTGGTCTGGTACGGTGATGACTATGCCAAGGAGCTGGGAATCACATGGACCACAATGTGGATGTCAAACCAAGACCCAAAAC cgGTAGACGGCGTGACCCAAGGAGACTGTCATCCCTGCCCTCACTGCACTATAGCATTCACCACGGCGGAGTACCTTACAAGGCACTTAAGAAGGCATCCTGAAGCCTCCAGACCAACGCCAGCTGGTCAACCTTCTTCCCCCAGAGTGGACACAGATCCACAAAGTAAACGTGAGCAGAGTCCGTTCACACCATCTGACGGAAGGAGGGCAAAAGGGAAGTCAGGTGATATTCCAGGACGAATAACGGAGAGACGGcatgaatgtgcagaatgtgggaagtgtTTCACGCGGGCAGCGActctccaccgacaccagcggacccacaccggagagaggccgtacacatgttctgtctgtgggaagggctttgcacaggcagggaaCCTCCATCtgcaccagcggacccacaccggagagaggccatacacatgttctgtctgtgggaagggctttgcacggaCAGGGCACCTCCatctacaccagcggacccacaccagagagaggccatacacatgttctgtctgtgggaagggctttgcacaggctGGGAACTTCCatctacaccagcggacccacaccggagagaggccatacgcatgttctgtctgtgggaagggctttgcacaggctgggaacctccatctacaccagcggacccacaccggagagaggccatacacatgttctgtctgtgggaagggctttgcacaggctgggaacctccatctacaccagcggacccacaccggagagaggccgttcacatgttctgtctgtgggaagggctttgcacgggCAGGGAACCTCCAtgtacaccagcggacccacaccggagagaggccgtacacatgttctgtctgtgggaagagctttttttatctctttcagcAGAAAGCTCACACCTGCCGTGAAACGTGCCCCGTGTGA